The genomic DNA TTCCCCACTCCTCCTTACAGCTGCTTCTGCTCTCCAGCGGTTTGCTCGTCTTCCCACCGGGCTGTGGACTTTCATACAGGACACAGATAGACCCATCTTCACCTATGCGATAGGACACTTCGAAAGGGTCGACCCAGAGAGTTAATTCGCTGGGTAAGAGCTGGAAGAGTCTCTCGTGGCTCAGTCCAATCATCCCCGCTGCCTTTCCTATCAAGGGGTCCATCTTATGGTTGATCCTAATGCACCGGTACCCGGAACCCTTGGAGGGCACCAGGGGGAACCAGTGGTGCTTGTAGTGCTCTGCGGGAGGGAACAAAGAGCAGCTTTATCGCGGTCCCCGAGTCCCACCGCCCGCCGGACCGCCCGCGGGGCagaggcggcggcagcagcgacCGGCCGAGCCGGgaggcccccccgccccgctcaccGCGCAGCGCCTCCTGCAGGCACTCCCGGAAGCACCGCAGCTGCTCCTCGCCGATACCGCCGGCAGCCCGCAGGAGGCGGGTGACGAACGCCGCCGCCGTGGAGATCTCGGTCCTCATGGCCGCCCCGGCCGGCGCGTACCTCCCCGCCGCTGCCACCGCCGCCCCGGCCCGCTGCCAgcgccgccgcgcccgccccggCCTGGCCTCCGCGCCTCCAGCCAACGGCGGCGCCGCGCAACGCCCGCATCACACGGCGGCGCCCCGCCCCGGCCACCGCGTACACACACAGGCTGGGCCCCCATTGGTGGCggccggcgcggggcggggcgacCTCGGCGACCGCGTGTGGCCATTGGTCCGCCGCAGGGGCCGGgccgtgtttgttttgttggcgaaggggcggggcctggcgTCGAGGTCCAGCTGCCACCTCCGCTGTCCCGCGGAACCATCACCAGAACCGCTCCGACCGGCCAGACGCGGCTGCGGTACCACAGAACCACGCATGGGCTTCTCACAGCCACGCCGCGAGTCTCCACCAGGCCGGCGGCCGACCCTGCCTCGTGTCCGGCTTCACGCGTGATGTACGGGGGCTGAACACCGCCGGCACCCCGGAGTTGTGCCTGCTCCCCTCGCTTCTCCAGGTGCCCCCAGTTCTTGCTCACAGCCCGACAGAATGAGCAGGTTAAACACACAATCATGTGTTGAGCGCACTACACTACCCTGAGGGGCACACCGGACTCCTGCCGCCGCTCCGCCGTCACCGTCCCGACAGCCCTGGGCCGCCCACTCCATCACTACCAGGCAGACATGCCTGTTCTCTTGCCCTGTGGGCTTTTCACTCTATTTCTCAAGACCCACTATGAGCAAAACCTAAAAATACCTTGCCATCTCTTTTTTTGACATACCACTCCAAATCCCAAGATGCTTTCACATGACAAAACAAGGCAGTTTTGAAGATACCTCCTCCTTATTTAGCTAAGCACAAAACCAGTTTTCAGTAAGAGCCATGCAAGAAtctgttattttcagaaaaacaggTGGTCCAGAAGGCATCAAGTTTTCTTTGGAAAGCCTGTCTGCCTGCAAATGGTTGGGAACTTGGCACACTTGAAAAATACATCCAAGAGTTAAACTGTTGAGCGCGTGAACAACACAAACTTGTTGTCAAAGGTGTTACAGTGGGAAGGTACATCTTTGGCATGTATTTAGAGCACTGTATTGCATCATTTAAAGTGTGATACTTGCCAGTCCAGAAAGATTTAGATAGAAATAAATACAAGCCTAACACTTATTTGAGCATAAAAAGAGCTATGTGTACATTGCATGAGTATGAAGCTTCTCAGCTGGCCCTGCAGGTCACATCACAGATGCCACCAAGGGGAACACAAACAGCTGGACCCTGAGCAGCATTTTTGTGGGGCAAAAAGGAGAGAGCTGTGGAAATGTTTGGTTGAACAGTTTGTGTTGGCACAAACTTTGTATTATTCTGGTGAATAAAGTACATGGCTTGTTTGAGACAAAGAACTTTGCTAATGACTCATTATCATCCTCACTGCTGAGCCTCTGAGTCTGAAGAATAACTAAAATTCATCTCTCCATGATAAAAGTTTTCTCCTGATAACAGTTGTCCTGGCAAGTCAGTTTGGCCAGGAGCTCCAAACCAGTAATTTTGCCCATAACCCAACAGACTTTCTTCCTCCACACAACTGCCAAGTATCAGCCAAATAGCACAACAGTTTCGGTGATGTGGACGCTGCCTCAGCTGTGACCTTCCCACCCTCAGTACAGTAAGAGTGACAATACTCTTCagctattttaaaagcttttaaaaggtGTCTTGTGTTAAGTGTAGTCAAGATGCCCTGAGTTTACAAAAAGCTTTCTCTCTAGTTCAAAGACTAAAcatatactactttttttttttggtcagccctgaagttcTGTTCACAAGCAATTCCTCTGATCACTTTTTTTCCAAGAACAGTAACTAAGGTCAGGACTTCATCACCAGCACTGGCAGTCTTCTTTTTGAAAGTTCATGCAAtgccccaatttttttttttttttttttccctcctggccTTATTTAAATACAGCCTCTGCCTTCACTGGTTTGTGTCTTAAACCCactttaggaaaaacaaaataaaaaaagtatgTTGCATTCTTTACAGTGTTGGCTCGGGTCTAAGACTTTATATCCTCTTTTGTTAAAAGAGAGCTAActgctccttttttcttctccaagacCTGCCACATGCCACAGAGAGCCAGAGCAGCCCTTCTTCAGAGGGATCTCACCTTTGAGGAAACTAAATAATACCTTGTTTCTGAACAACTTAGTTCTTCACCTTCCTTGCCTCTTGGTTCTAGGAACCTGACACCACCTCTAGTTCACCAGCTGCAAAGGCCATACCCAGGGAATCAAGGGGAGAAAAGAGCCTTGTCTGCAGACCTTTAAAAATTAGACCCAGTTTTACTGCTTATTTAGAGATTAACAGGTAAGTCCAGTTGCACTTCAGTACCTCAAACTTCAGAAATCAAGctaaaaaaataatctctgctgGTATGTGGACATATCAGTCATCCAAACACTTCCATCTTATTCCATTCGGTGTTTTGAGAATCAGAACACAAAACACAATTCTCCAGCTTTAGAGACTTCATTAGTAAAGCTACCCAGGTACACATGGAGCACATTACCCTGCCTTTGAGCAGATACAATCATCACACATTATTTGTTACTTGGTCTAGACCATTATTCTTACTCAACAACATTTTACCACAAGCTCTGGGTTTATTCTCCATGTTCTGTCCAGTACTTATCGCCAACACTTTACCACTTATTCACACAGAAAGACAGCTACTCACTGCCAGATTCATTAAAATAATTGACAAAGAAACAACACTTGCACTGAAGTTATTAAATTCTCACTAGCATTCAGAATAAGCATCACAACACTGTTAAGAGCACTAAGAACTGTACAAATCCAGACATAAGTCATTAAACTTCATGCTTAATTGTGCTAAAGATCTTCCCACTTCCAAGCTGCATGTGCCCATATTAATATACATACAAACTCCCAATTACATACAGTCCAATTTTACTATAAGTCAGTTGTATAAAGATAGAAAGGGATCTGGTTTTAACTTGCTTGTGAGAAACTTATGATCAGAATAGCAAAGCTTTCTAAGCAAGCAAATGAAAGGTAGTTAAAAATATCGCTCTGCACATCAACCAAATAAACTGCTTATTAATTGAGTGGACTAGGAACTCATCTTCTTTGAGCAGGAATCCAGGGCTGAGCCCTGTTGAGGTGGCATCTGCATAATTCCTAACATGGCCTAGGCAGCAGCTACATAATTCCTGCAACTACCACCATACACATAACCATCTTTACAGAGGATTTTTTTAGCTCATTAACTCAGACTTACTTTGCTATTATTCTGTTCATTTGCAAGTTGTGTCACTTTAGCAGGAACACCTGGGGTAAAGGAAACAAGAGTCAGTGTCTTGGTTTATCTTGCTAAGAAGAAAGTGTGTGCACATATTCTATAATACCATTTTTCCTCAACTTCagccaaaggaaaagaagaaagcaaaactaaAGCTATATCACTTATATTGTTATTTAAAAGTAGTAATAATAGGCACAAGCCTATTTATTTATCAAAAAAAGGCAGTATTAAAACCATGTAAAGTCTAAATAAAGTTACTTTAGATTACTCAATTTAAGCTCTCAATACATGTCTCTACAAACATGGACATTTGAAAAAGAGCACAAGAACCTGCAAGAGGTTTTAAAACAAGCAGCTTCGGTTTTATTCCATCTAGTAGAAGCATCTCTCTCTACGCATAACTAAAGTAAAAACATTGTTAAAAGCAGGAGCTACCTTTTATTTATTGCTAGACTACAAAGACAAGCATTATATTAATATTCtcactacagaaaaaaatatttccaaacacAAATGTTACCTTTAATGATTCAAGCATCAAATGCATTCATAATTTCCTCAATTTGGCACACTAAATAAAACACAACTCCtcagaaaaccaaaaagaaaatctTAAGCCAATACCTCAGAACTACAATGAGAAGAGCTGTGTTCCTCTGAGACTGCTCCTTTTATGAGCCCCTGTGCTGAGcagctgccctgcctgctgcagtTCAGAGGAATCACCTGCACTCACCTGAGCAGAGAAGCTGGGACAGCACAGCTGAGGGCAATGACCCTCAGGATTTGCTTTTGGGTGCTGAGCACAGGCTATTGCTGCTTATGTCAGAGCAGCACATAGATAAACTACAGTCTAGTGATAATTGAAGTTAGAACTACAGAAACAGAAGTAGAGAAATGAACGAGAGAGATCAGAATTCTCCATCAGAATTGGAAATATGTCATACTAACACTACAGTGTTTTTCACTTAAGGACCACTAAGGGATTTGCAAACTGATTTTTAGCACTGAAAATTGTTACTAACCCTGTTTTAAAAATGTGCTGCAAGACTATCATCTAGTCTACACTTCAAAAGTTTATCAACATAGCTATGACCTAAAGCCCACCTAAGTTATACAGAGTTTACATCAGCTGGAATGTATATTTTTCAATCCACTTTGTACAGCTTTTAAAAACTGAGTAAGATATGATCACAAAAGCATGTTAATGCCAGTAAATTAGTAGCAGGGGGTTAGTACAGAATTTTTTCAAATATTGCACTTGCCTGACACTATTATCTCTTACTGGTCCtacttaattggaaaaaaaacatgaaaatgacCTATTTAAGATCACATTTTCTTTACTAAAACAACTAAACATTTAACCAGTAAACAACATGGTTGCCAGTGATTTATCAGAGCAAGTGAAAAATCACTTTCATTACTGCCCTTGCAGCAGTGCTAATGAGGGTGGTATGTACAGCTGTCCTGTGTCTTTACAAAATGGAGAGCAACAGACTGACAATCAAAGGAGAGAAGCTGGATTTAACTAAACAGCTAACAGGGACTGTTGGTGGGGAGACATACAAGGAATGCTGCTGGAGAaatcaataaaaaataaattaaaaaacaataaaataatttatttttttaaagggagaTCAGAAAGCTTATACCCACCCGCGGAGTACCTCAGttaaagggaaaggaggagggatcacCTGCAGCTGGGCAATTAGGATAAACACGGAGCTGTGCCTACCAGGACTTTTGGAACAGACACGACAGGGCTATGTCCGGTGGGCTCCTCCCCTTTATTcaaagcttttttgttgttgtttctgtctGCTTTCTGTCTCCCTTTCTGGACATTCACCTCTAGCAAAGTTAGCTTCCGTACAAGGGTAAATATTACAGGGCAAGTTGTCCTTTTTGTAATGGGGTGTTCTACAGCCAAGTATTAGATTAGgactgcaatttaaaaaaaaaactataaaaaaaaGAATTTGAGTCTGCAACAGAAAATTTGAGCAAGTGCTTTCTGGTCTTTACAAGCATTGTGAGCTGGTTAAGCAAAAGTAATTTCCTTTCCTGACAGTCTTGTGTCTTATATTGCCATGGGGTACaagcaaagccaccactgcatATTTGCAGCCTCATGTTCTTCTGCAGCTACCACAGGCTGTCCTCACAGGGAATCAGGAATACAAACGGCCTGCTGGGACAGCAGCCAGGACCCGTGTTTGCCCAGTATCTGCGTGGGTTCTCCATGATCCCGTGTCAGAGAGGTAAGAGCCCGGTCTGTGAGTCTCCCAGCACGGTGCAGGCAGCAGCGGAGGCCGCAGACGACCCCATGTGCCGGGAGCCTGGCCCGGGCGGTGCGGCAGTGACCCAGCCCCTCACCATGACGTGTGTGACGTCACCTGTCAACGCTCTGCTGTCGGCAGCCTTCCCCTCACGCCGCTGACAGGACGGACCTTCCCGCCGCTTCCAACCGCTCTGCTCACGCCTGCCCTCGCGCCAGCCGGCCAATCAGCGAGGCGCTTGTAGCGCCTGTCGCCGCGCCAATGGCGGAGACGCTTACAACCGGCTGCCGCGCGCGCCGGCACTGGGTTTGATCCCCCGGGGGCCGCCGTAGGTGCGGCGGCTACCTCATTGGTCGGAGGGAAGCCCTGCCCGCCGGTGATTGGTGGGCGGTGCGGCGCGCGCAGTGCGGCGCGTGGGAGGGCCGGGTCAGCGGCGCCCCGGCCATGGCGGCGCAGCCCCCGCTGTGGCCGCGGAAGCGGAGCGGCCCGGCGCTGTGCGGGGCGGGCTGGGCCGGGGCCGCCCCTCCGGCcgcgcggggccgcggcggggcccTGGAGAATGGTTTCCCGCCTCACAAGCGCCCCAAGAGTGCGGGGCCCGGCGAGGAGCCGGGAGATCCCTTCGGGGACAGCGACGACTTCACGGCGGACGACCTGGAGGAGATCGACATCCTGGCCTCGCAGGCGCTGTCGCAGGAGCCCGCCGCGCCGCGGGCCGCGCCCCCGGCACACGCGTGGGGTGGCGGAGGCGAGCGGGCGGTGGGGCTGCCCCGGGGCGGAGCGCCCGCTGCGGCGGGGACGTGGAAAGGTCGGTGTCGCGGGGCAGCGGGGACTGGCGGTGGGTCCCGCCGCAGCGGGGGCTGCGTGCCGATAGCCCCGCCCGGGGCGGGGGCGCTGCGGCTGTCGCTGTCACCGGGGCTCTGGAACCCGCCCCGCTCTGGGGGCATGTTTGTTATCCCTCCGGGAATTGCTTTGGTTATCCTGCCTGGCTCGCAGAGCTTCGCGGTGGTTTGCCGGACGTTGGAAGAGCCCGCTCGGATTCGGAGGGATAACCCCCAAAGAGTCGCATAAATAAGCCCCAAACTGTCACATAAATAACCCCCAGGCAGCCACAGAGCATTAAAATAACAGCACCAGGAAGCCCTAGCACTGGCCTGTAATGTTGATTCTGTATGCTAAATGTCTTAAATAAATCAAACGAGTTTCATAAATTTCTAATATGCTTTAAGTATCATTTATAGTGTCACGCATGTTGGCCAGCAGACTGTTACTTTCACTTGTAATTGCATAATACATCTTATATTAACAGCTGATTTTCAAATTTACTTTGACAAAGCATATACAGGGGTTTGCTCATAATGAAAGTACAGAGGGCTTAAATCCTCTGTTTTAGCAATGCTGACATTTGTAATCCCTCCAGGTCAGAAAGTTTTCTGTTAACCCTTATTTACACAATGTATTAAACTATCTTGGAGGAAATACTTGCACTTACTGTGGCTCATCTTACTGTTTTAAGATATTATTGGTGACGTACATACATCATCTGTGCTTCAGAACagatcttgtggtttttttctgcaaCAGGAGGTGGTACAGAAGACAGTCTGATGAGAGATGCGTTCCAGTTTGAAGTGCTGCAAACACAGCatgaagaaattaaacagaaggtTAGTGATACCTTCCCCTCCCCAATTTTTTTGATAGGGCTAACTGAAAGGTGGATAAGTTCAGTTCCAAGTATTTCCTTCTAATCAAGTTGATTAGTAATCTGTTAAATCCATGGATATATTAAAAGCATTATGCTGGAAACAGCTGTAGTAAtattaagagcaagaggaatgTTTTATTTCTTGGTCATTTCAGATTAGCAAATGCTAATTTGTCGATGTTACTTGTTTCCTATCAAATCCATTCTCTTTCCTGTCAGCTCGTCAGCAAGAGTGAGTTTGTGCAACTTAAAGATTTGAGAAAGTGACTTTTAAgttgtgttttgttattttacctTCTGAGGATCCCTTACAGAAAGATACTATGGGGAAGAAATAGATGCAGAACAATAAGAAGGTACAAATGCCTGTACCAAGTCCATCTTTTCTGTGGCAGACAGCTAAGGAAGAATACAGGACCTGAGCAagtttatgataatattttaccAGAGTAGTCTTTTGGCCTCTGGTAAAATTTCATGTAGGTACTTCCTGATCCAGAAATACTATATGTGCATTTACTATTTtatagtgtattttttttaaatgcttgtgtATTTGGTTTTGGATACCTTTTAGTGTGAAGGCGTCCACAGCGTAACACCACATTGTGTCAGGAAGCTGCTGCTATGATTTTATTTTGAACTTTGCACGTAATGATAATTTCAGTGGCTGGGTCTTGGCTGTTATGAGAGGCAGTAAAGGAATAACGTGCACAGCACTCACACCTCGACAgagctttgtttcttttgtttcctcacaGTTGTGCTTTTTCCCAGATGAGAGGGTCCAACCTGATTCACCTTTTGTCACCCTTCTGTTCTCTGAATCTTCTCCAGTTCAATTATATCCTTTATTGGGGAAGCTCCTACCTATACACTGTGTTCAACATGGGGGTAAACCATAATTTTACATAGTGATACAGATGTGtctttctgcatttttctccctgtttttctGAATAACTCATTCTATTACCTGTCAAAAGTCTTGTCTCTGGGGATGGTTGTTCAGAGAGTACTTGTGAAGACACTGAATAAATTACTGATATGTAACTATAATACTTTTCAAAGAGAGACCATGATcccagaggaagggagagagaagaaTGGTCCCTGACAGACACCAGGACGGGATATGAAGATGTGTCTTTGCTGTCATTTTATAATTCTGTTAGAGAAAACAGATGAGCCTGATATAATCAGAAAAATATTCGAAGCAGTATTGCAGAATTTCTGAATGGGGTTACAGAAGCATTTTTCTCCctagaaagtataaatatacctAATTTTCAACCACATCATGATATGAATACATACTTGTGGTTATATACATCCCTTATGGAATTAATCTGTTTGCAGCTGAAAGAAATGCGGGATGAAATTCTTattaaaaatggagaaataaaaattTTGCGCGACTCACTGCGGCAGATGGAGTGTGCTGTGGAGGAACAGAAAAGATCATACGTGCTGTTGGAACAGGAAAAAGCTCAGACCctcagtgagaaagaaaaagagttcTCCAAAAAGGTTTGTAACTGTATCACAGTTACCTGCACATCACGTGCAGAAGCTGAATTTATGACTTAATGATGTCATGGTCCATCTTGTCAAAGAAAGAACATTTGTGTGAAATGTCCTAACTATGTACGCTTTCATTTTCTTAACCGAGAAGAAAGTGTAAGCACTTTCTGAGGCTTTTATTCTGCCAAAATAAGAGAGTAAAGTTCAAGTGTCTTAACAAGTCACATGCTTCTTGCCTGAACTCTTGGCATTTGGTTCTAAGAGAGTATTAATTGGACTGGCATACATAAAAATTGAGATTTTATGCAGAGCTCACAGTAACCAGGTGGTAACTTTGAAATCTTATGGTAATTCTAGTTGTTCTGCAGTTACATCATCACTGAACTATTCAGTAACAGTACAACTGTCCTTGTAATTCCTCTTTCAGTTACTGTCATTACAGACAGAGTTGCAGTTCAAAGATGCAGAAATGAATGAATTAAGAACGCGACTCCAGAACTGTGAAAGAAATAAACAAGTTGCTCAGACGGTTTTAACGCCAAGGTATGAGTTTTCCAAAATGAATTGTGTTCCCTTTTTCAATATGACTGCCTACACTGTTGAAGAGGTTTTCTTTATCCATATAACTCTTAGCTCTGTTTTCTTGGAGAATTACAACCAAAATAGGTCTGTTGACCTC from Patagioenas fasciata isolate bPatFas1 chromosome 10, bPatFas1.hap1, whole genome shotgun sequence includes the following:
- the LOC136105961 gene encoding protein BTG1-like, which translates into the protein MRTEISTAAAFVTRLLRAAGGIGEEQLRCFRECLQEALREHYKHHWFPLVPSKGSGYRCIRINHKMDPLIGKAAGMIGLSHERLFQLLPSELTLWVDPFEVSYRIGEDGSICVLYESPQPGGKTSKPLESRSSCKEEWGIGRSSPSKNYNMMTVSS